A genomic segment from Leopardus geoffroyi isolate Oge1 chromosome A2, O.geoffroyi_Oge1_pat1.0, whole genome shotgun sequence encodes:
- the TNFAIP8L1 gene encoding tumor necrosis factor alpha-induced protein 8-like protein 1 isoform X2 yields the protein MDTFSTKSLALQAQKKLLGKMASKATVAVFIDDASGEVLDELYRATKEFTRSRKEAQRMVKNLVKVAVKLGVLLRGGQLGGEELALLQRFRQGARRLAMTAVSFHQVDFTFDRRVLAAGLHECRDLLHQAVGAHLTAKSHGRINHVFGHLADCDFLAALYGPTEPYRSHLRRICEGLTRMLDEDSI from the coding sequence ATGGACACGTTCAGCACCAAGAGCCTGGCCCTGCAGGCGCAGAAGAAGCTGCTGGGCAAGATGGCGTCCAAGGCCACGGTGGCCGTGTTCATCGATGACGCGAGCGGCGAGGTGCTGGACGAGCTGTACCGCGCCACCAAGGAGTTCACCCGCAGCCGCAAGGAGGCCCAGAGGATGGTCAAGAACCTGGTCAAGGTGGCCGTGAAGCTGGGCGTCCTGCTCCGCGGCGGCCAGCTGGGCGGCGAGGAGCTGGCGCTGCTGCAGCGCTTCCGCCAGGGGGCGCGCCGCCTCGCCATGACGGCCGTCAGCTTCCACCAGGTGGACTTCACCTTCGACCGGCGCGTGCTGGCCGCCGGCCTGCACGAGTGCCGGGACCTGCTGCACCAGGCCGTGGGCGCGCACCTGACCGCCAAGTCCCACGGCCGCATCAACCACGTCTTCGGCCACTTGGCCGACTGCGACTTCCTGGCCGCGCTCTACGGCCCCACCGAGCCCTACCGCTCGCACCTGCGCCGGATCTGCGAGGGCCTCACCCGGATGCTGGACGAGGACAGCATATGA